The Gossypium hirsutum isolate 1008001.06 chromosome D03, Gossypium_hirsutum_v2.1, whole genome shotgun sequence genomic interval CAAATCTCATAAATGACTTGCACGCTTAGGTAATAGGTCTGAATCTCGATGCAAATTTTTTAGTTTCCATGATGAGTAAGGGATTCTTACTTTGCGGATCAAGAATCATTAAGTTAGTATTGAATTTGAgtcattattttttttcatgaaaaaatcATTGATTTAGCAGTTTCATCtgttcatgaattttttttttaaaacaaacaaaaataagaaatcaaatcaacacaaatatataaatattgatttGTCAGGTCCCAcacttaaaatatttatatgttcAAATCAATAATTATAGCCCTTTCAAATTGGTTAGCTACTTGTTGCTTAATTatgaatcttttaattttctactttttttaatagaattttttttaaaaaaattatgtcaaGTTGTTATGTGGTATGTTTTTATATTAGACTAAATTCATTGAACTTTTAATTTAATGGGTCTTGAATTGAGATGATTGGTCTCAttcaaaaaagtaaaagaaaagactTCAAAAACTAAGAGGATCGATGATGCTAAGCAagataagcttaatgaagctatCTTATCTCATCTCTTATCATAATAATTTCTTCCTTTTTAAAGTAGATTGATACAAGAGGAAATTGTGAAGATctgtgatgatttatttgatgagCAAAAAGTTGTAGGAAGGTCAAGATGGTCAGATTATGAGTGATCCGAGTTAAAATAAGAGAGGAAAAAGAAGTTGAGAGTGTTGAAAATATATTATTGTAAATTAAATTGTTGGTATTGACGGGAAATTAAACTAAGtgtaaatcaataaaataattattgtgtCGTGAAAGAATTACTGTCTTAGAAGTGATTTCGTCTTGATCGATGTAATCAGAAATGAATGTCACCCCCCAAGATAACACAATACATCCAAATTCACACACCTGAATGAGGAAGATAAAACTTAAAGGATTGCTCTTCTCGTAAAAGTCGAGAAATAAATTGGAAGAAACTCGGGTAAATGACATTAGATTCAATTTCCAGTaaagaaagattggaggggtgaCAAATaatcccgcttaaaacccaatcTTCTAGACAGGATATCGCACTAATGTAATTTAGCAAAATATCGGAATTTTTAGAGAGCAAGAATGAGAGAAAAGAGAGAactgggttttctttttctttttttttctattgtttttaAAGCAGcatcaatttctaaaaataatagaGGATTTTCCTTAACAGAAAATATTATGTAACAATTAGAATATTTTTCTTAacgaaaaaatattttacaacataattttttttcttttaattttacattATCAGAGAGTATTGAGAAATAAGTGTCTTGGATCTTTTTCCAGTGTCATTAAGTACTTTAAgggattatttttaataattcctAAGGTGCTATATGTAGTCTATGtattggttttgaattttttcaaaatttagtcaACCTATTAATTCAGTTATTGTAAGTTTGAGTTGTCATGTTTGGAGATCAAGATTGTTGTTGTTGCAATAAGTATGAATTATCATGTCTGAAAAATGAATATACGTAATATGTGAATGACAGATACCTTATTTGTGTTGGATTTATCTAGACTCAAACCAAATTCAATAAAGTTTAATCTAACTTAACCAACTAATGTTAAGTGATTTGGTTAAGCAAATTAAGACTTAAATTGGTTGATTAATTGACTAGACGTTCGGATTGAATCGATTAACTGCTCTCCTATAATTTTGGTGTgaaaaaggaggaaaaaaaatAGTCGGAGCCAATAACGCAAGTACCTTAAAGCTAGACTTGTGCTAGGATAGAGGTATTAAAGAgccaataaatattttattttaagtttattattattttttataaagataaattatattagtagttacttaataattaataaatttattttttattacttaattatgaaaagttacgcGATGGTTATCTAGAcattcaattttgtccttttttacTACCAATAAGTCAAAGGTGTCAGcttttaaaattagcataataataactttaacgttcaatatttatacatcgtatcaatttagtcttgattataaaaaaatgtaaccctcaacatttacacattacaTGAATTtggtactttttacaattttatttttctttgtgatcctttcacctaaaaagctaaaaaagatTTTTATCAgctaaatttaattgaaaatatgcaAAAAGTGGAACTGCCTAAAAATCCAAGATAATGattttcatcttttctcattcttttaaaattaaccatcAATGTCataaagaaaagcaaaactaaaaaaagagactaaattaacACAATGTGTAATGTTAAGggttaattctttttaaaatcaagactaaattgacgtAATTTATAAATGTCGagggttaaaattgttattataccaacTTTAAAAGCTGTCATTGTTAGCCTGTTGGTgacaaaaaaagacaaaatttaataGTTGGATGAtcatttgtaactttttatagttgagtgaccaaaaaagaaaattactaaTTGTTAAGGGACTACTTGTGAGTTTACCCTTTTTAAAATTGGGCTTCAATCTGGCTCGTTAACATATGAAgatgaataaagggtaaaataaAAAAGGTCCCACCGAGATTTGAACTCGGGTTACTGGATTCAGAGTCCAATGTCCTGACCACTAGACCATGGGACCAAATTGTTGACTgcaataacaaaaatatttaaaatcattaataaaactACAAAAACAGTCACTTTCAGTTATCTATTTCGAAAAGTGTAGTATTGGTACACGTCAACGACCAGATTCCTTGTTGTCATGagagaatcaaatcaaatcaatgcTCACTCCACTGCACACCCCCACTAGAAAAAGTAAGGAAACCGCCGGTTCAAGAAATGTGGCGGAGCGGCTTAAACAGCCGGTCGACGACCACGGCGCAAGcattaaaggaaaagaaatgggaCGCGTTGGTGATCGGCGGTGGACATAATGGCTTGACAGCCGCAGCTTACTTAGCTCGCGGAGGCCTATCGGTTGCCGTGCTTGAGCGACGCCACGTTATCGGCGGTGCAGCCGTTACTGAAGAAATTATTCCTGGATTCAAATTCTCTCGCTGTAGCTACCTCCAAAGTCTCCTTCGCCCTTCCGTGATCAGGTGGGAAGTTACTTTTCTgcttttgtttatattatttttgttaataatttatgtttgttttttgGCGTACTGGTATTGAAATTGAAGAGAGCTAGAATTAAAAAGGCATGGATTGAAGCTGCTGAAGCCGACGGCGACGACATTTACGCCTTGTCTCGATGGGCGTTACTTACTATTGGGACACGATGATGAACGTAATTACTTGGAGATTTCAAAGTTTTCGAAATATGATGCCGATGCTTTCCAAGGTGTTTTCAATTTTCTCTAATGAAATtcaatttttgtacttttttttaagaataataatTGTAAATTGCTTATtgctaattaaaatttcattatggAACCTCGAAACAAGCAACTAAATTCTCCGTTTCTCTATTTTAGATATTCCCAACTTCAGCGAAAATTCAAAATGTAATCAGTGTTATACGTTATCTGGATTTGAGTCAAAATTGTCTATTTGTTTCATATATTTGGATGATTAtacttatataattatttttgaatatatgTTAGTGTTAAACACGGAtaccttaggaaataaatgaaGAGTTAGGCACCATTGTCACGATCCGTCGACAGGCAAGGTACTACCATTTCTCTGAGCCGCATTACACTGACATAGTGAGCTCAAGCTGGTATCGGTGTCTTTGATTGCTCAGCATGCTCTAAGATTCTCACCCATGGTTGCAGAAAGGCCTCCTATATGAGGTTTTGGGTTCGAACCTGAGAGGTGCAACGTCGAGTGACAAAGCCTTCATAGACTTGTGGGTTGACAATACCGGCTAATGGGCATGACACTGGTGCCACGTGGTCTAGGAAAGTGGTAGTATCTTACCGTTCGAAAAATCGCGACAAACAGAATCAATGCCAAATGTGTCAAAttctgtgtgtgtgtgtttaatttaaagtattaatatgtCTGCAGATATGAAAACCAGCTTTATAAGTTCTGTAAATTGATGGACTTTGTTTTGGATTCACAAGCTCCTGAGACCTTACACTGGGATTCATCATTTACATATTGGATGCGTGATAAGTTAGAGAAATCGGTGTTTTGGGCTCGCTGCCTGAGGCATATTATGGTTTTGGGGCAAAAGGATATGGTGTAAGTCATATTTGATCTTTTCTTGTGAATAAACATGGTAATTTTCTTACAAATTTTCTTGCAGTTTCTGGATTTATGTTCTTATAATGTTTCCTCAGGAACTTTATGGACCTGTTATTGTCCCCTACATCGAAAGTTCTCAATAAGTGGTTTGAGGTTGTAATGTTCTAGCTTTAAGCTTCTGGTTATTGCCTCTTATGATTGCGCaccaaataataatgttttagtGCTTTTCAATAGTTGATTGCTTGAGTTCAAATCATTGCTAAGTTCGGAACAAAAATGTTGTCCAGCCCAGCCCTTGATCTTAGTTTGTtatgaccacaaatccgaccccCGATCTTAGTGATAATTAGCAATCTACATGGCTAAGGTCCTTGGTTATTTATGGTTCAAACTCGAGACAGTAAAAATTAGCAGTTGAGTTATGAATTCATAAATCTTACATGACAGAGCTAAGTGATTAACTTTTAGTTTCTTGACCAAGAAGAAACTTAATGTTGGTTCCGGAAATGATTTTTACGGGTTTTTGCAGAGTGATATCCTGAAGGCAGTACTTGCTGGTGATGCTATTGTGGGAAGTATGGTAGGACCTCCATGCAACATGGTAGCATGCTCCTGTAACCTTAGCCATTAATAATTGGTATCGTCAATTTGTTCCTGTAGGCAAGCATTCATACGCCCGGGAGTGGATATGTTTTACTGCATCATGTTATGGGCGAAACTGATGGTGACCGTAATGTTTGGTCGTGAGTATCTCTAAGGCAAATTTTAATCAGTGTACACTGTGCTCGATTTTGTTatctaagaaaatgaaaaaaaccaCCAATTATGATGTTTATTGTCGTTTATGGTAGAGTGCTCGATCGATGATATTGTTTCGCATGATGCTATTTAGATTAGTAacaattttctttatgttttatggttgAAGTAAGTCTTCAATGGGCTTAGCACAATGTGCTTGAAACGTGCTGTAGGCATGTTGAAGGTGGGATGGGCTCCGTATCAACTGCCATAAGTAATGCTGCTATTGAAGCCGGGGCTTCGATTATGACAAATGCAGAAGTAAGTCAACCCTTCTTTAAGGTTAATATTAAATTTTGCTGTTACCGGTTTTCAATTCTTCATCTTGCTGTACAGGTGTCACAGTTAATGATAGGAAATTCCGGTACCATAGAAGGGGTTAGTTCATTTCTCAGACTGACAAAATGGATAAATCTTGAAGTGTTTATTAATAAGTACACTACTCATTACCGTATCGATGATCTAGGTCTTGCTAGCTGATGGGACGAGAGTTTGTTCTTCGATTGTTTTATCGAATGCAACCCCTCATAGGACCTTCCTGGTTTGTTTTCCTATCGCATATGTGTTTTCATGCCTGCTTCACTTATTCAAGAAGTATTTATTGAAaagttgaatatgaattatatgataTGAACTCGTTTTCCATGTCTTTTCGATGCAGGGTTTGATTCCTCGAGATGCTCTTCCTGAAGATTTTCTTCGTGCTATTGAAAAGTCAGACTACAACTCCGTAAGATCACTTCCCTGTAGGATATCACATCATTTTAGAGATGGTACCATGGTTGAACCTACTTTCATCCAcacattttattgttttttctttGTACCCATCCTAATTTGACgataatttgaaatgaaagtTTGCAAGAATCTAGTTATGATAATGGCTGATTGGAACAGGGAACCACGAAAATCAATGTAGCTGTTGATAAAGTGCCCTGGTTCCATTGTTGTGGATCAAATAATACAGAAGCAGGTCCTCAGCATACAGCTACTATTCACATTTGTTCCGAAAGGTAAACTAAATGTAATTGCCGCTTTTGTTTCGGGGACCAGTAATGGTTCTGAATATGGATGCATTCACCTATCGTTAAAAAGGCTAAAacattcttcatcttcttctattTTCCTCCATTGTTCATTTGGCACCATAAAAGCATGGACAATATTGGATCAGCTTGTCAAGATGCTCGGAATGGCTTACCTTCAAAACGTCCGGTCATGGAGATGACAATTCCTTCTTCATTGGACAAGACTATTTCTCCACCAGGTATCGCCTGAACTTTAAATCTTTCGCATCTCGGAGATGGTAAAAGCAAAGGCTGGACCGATGAGGAAAGCCGAGGTCCATAATTAGTATGCTAATGTTTTTATATATCTACACATTGTGTTTGTCATGAACGTAGACACATTTTCATGTAGGAAAGCATGTGGTTAGCTTGTTCACACAGTACACGCCGTATAAACCCtccgaaggtagttgggaaaaccCGACATACCGAGTAAGTTTCGGTTATTGGTAACAGTATATCTTTGTTCATGTGCATGTTGTAATGGTAACTAAAATTACTGCTGTCTTGGTAGGAAGCATATGCAAAGAGATGCTTTAGCTTGATTGATGAATATGCCCCTGGCTTTAGCTCATCAATTATTGGTTATGACATGCTCACTCCACCTGATCTTGAAAGGGAATTTGGTCTACCAGGTATGTTATGCCATTCGAAACCCTCGAAATGAACATCGAGAACCGAAAATTTATAAGGTTAATTACATCATATGTTCTCGAACTATGGTTTAGATTCTCAATTAGTCTTCTAACTTCAAATGTTCTAATTGATTCTTAAAAGTAGAGGTGAAGCTAATAATCTTTTAaggggccaaaattaaattataaaattttataagaattaaaatgtaattctgtcaatgtttttatattaactaaatcataattttatcattattgagGGTAAAGTGCAATTTCCTATTTTAGGGGAGCCAGGCCTGCCTGTCCTTGCTTACTAGTATCTATACTGTATTACTTAGATCTTTCCATCAATtaaccattgatttgagatgctcGATTGATTTGAAGTGGAATATATTTAAAGCAcgtaaatcaaattataaatatgcatgtctattgtatggacaatttgaaaaaaatagcCCTATTAAATTTTATTGGCTTTTTTTTAACACACCAAATCCAAATTGTTTATAAAATaagtatacatgtttataatttgatCTACGAGTTTTAAATATGCTTCACACGTCAAATCCAAACATTTAACATCCGAATTGATGCCTAGATTGATGAAAGGACCTGGTTGATAAAATGTTTATACTTTTAAGGAATTCAATTAGACTATTTTGAAATATATGGACCAAATTAGAATTTGAGCAACAGTTTAGGGACGTTTGGTGAAATTAACCCATTTTTTTAAGATGAAAGTGAATTTAGACCATGATTCTAAATGTTGAATCTTTTGTATACATGGCAGGGGGAAACATTTTTCATGGTGCTACGGGATTGGATTCACTCTTCTTTATGAGACCTGCCAAAGGATGGTAACTTTTTATAACATTTgaaattgtatttattttaagGAACGATCCAACGGCGGAAAATTCATTCGATTTCAGATATGTCAAACACCATTTTTTCATGTTTAAAACTTGGTAAGAAAATGAACGTCCTATATTCTTTAATGACAGGTCAGGCTATAGGACACCAGTAAGAGGATTGTATCTGTGTGGAAGTGGAACACATCCCGGAGGTGGAGTGATGGCCGCACCGGGACGGAATGCCGCACGGATCACCCTTCGGGATTTTAAGAAGCATCATTCTTGGTAATTCTCTAACACCCTGAGCTTGCAGGTCCTTTGTTCTcttctaaaatataaaatgaaaatcaacaacTAAAACTACATTCTGCTAAACTTAAGTATGGTGTTGTTTATGGGCTTATGCCTAAGCTATCCTATGTTATCTGGTATTAGAGTAAATGTAGAATGAGTAAATGTTTGACATagattttcctttttccttttttcttttaaataaatataatatatatatatttagaagaTTACAACTTAATATTTGTGTATACGTGCGCTGGATACAATTACTTCAAAAAAATCGAACTCAATTATTGACCATCGTTGCTGAGAGGTTGTTTctgttttaaagaataaaataattattttatgaatcatTTCTATCATGTAATTTATGGTCTCGTCTaattagaagaagatataattttattttcacattacATGTGCATTTAGACTAAACTTTCAAATCAAAGATGATGTATTTTCTTCTAATTGAACGAAACCATAGATGATGTGGTAGAAaaggtccataaaataattttttaatgtaccAAACATGTAGAACCCGATTCATCCACATCAGCAGTACATATAAGATTTCTTCCATATGATTCGAGAAATTATTGTATAGACATTTTCCACTATATCATCTATGGTTCTGTCTAATTAGAAAAAATACATCATCTTTTTTATTCACGTCATATGTACATTTGGACTAAACTTCCAAATCAAAGATGATGTGTCTTCTTTTAATTGGTCGGGACCATAGATGATATCGTAAAAatggtccataaaataatttctttttattaatagTGTGGCATGTGCGATACGTGTCTAAACCTAATtgattcatttcatttaaatttatccAAGTTGCAAAAGAATTGTATTAAAACACATGATGAAAGTAAAATTTGGGTGTCACTCTGTAAAATCAAATGTAAGTATcaatttaacaaatatatatatatttaccctTTACCAATCCTTGCTGGACATGTGTCTTCAACGAGGGTCTAGGTTCTACTTTAAGAATCTAAGTATGACAAATTACATTTAAGATTAATAAGATtaataaattattagtaaatttatgtctTGGTCATTTAACTTCAACAAGTCACAAAgtgattatttaattatttgaaaattttcatttgagtCGCTTAgttgttaaaatcgttgttgtatgaCCTTTTTTACTTGCACCATTTGTATCAATCAAaagctcttcttcttctttaaaataattcaatttttttatgaaacaatttcGAGCGTCACAAATCTACAAACTAAAATTCAAAGATTTTTCTTTTTCGATCTTCGATATTGACTGTtaaatcaacttggatctaaggtcTGTTCTTCTACTTGTTGATGTGTATTGATCCACCATATTGATCATCACTTGAAGCTCACtagttagat includes:
- the LOC121203002 gene encoding pyridine nucleotide-disulfide oxidoreductase domain-containing protein 2 isoform X2: MWRSGLNSRSTTTAQALKEKKWDALVIGGGHNGLTAAAYLARGGLSVAVLERRHVIGGAAVTEEIIPGFKFSRCSYLQSLLRPSVIRELELKRHGLKLLKPTATTFTPCLDGRYLLLGHDDERNYLEISKFSKYDADAFQAPETLHWDSSFTYWMRDKLEKSVFWARCLRHIMVLGQKDMVNFMDLLLSPTSKVLNKWFESDILKAVLAGDAIVGSMASIHTPGSGYVLLHHVMGETDGDRNVWSHVEGGMGSVSTAISNAAIEAGASIMTNAEVSQLMIGNSGTIEGVLLADGTRVCSSIVLSNATPHRTFLGLIPRDALPEDFLRAIEKSDYNSGTTKINVAVDKVPWFHCCGSNNTEAGPQHTATIHICSESMDNIGSACQDARNGLPSKRPVMEMTIPSSLDKTISPPGKHVVSLFTQYTPYKPSEGSWENPTYREAYAKRCFSLIDEYAPGFSSSIIGYDMLTPPDLEREFGLPGGNIFHGATGLDSLFFMRPAKGWL
- the LOC121203002 gene encoding pyridine nucleotide-disulfide oxidoreductase domain-containing protein 2 isoform X1, which gives rise to MWRSGLNSRSTTTAQALKEKKWDALVIGGGHNGLTAAAYLARGGLSVAVLERRHVIGGAAVTEEIIPGFKFSRCSYLQSLLRPSVIRELELKRHGLKLLKPTATTFTPCLDGRYLLLGHDDERNYLEISKFSKYDADAFQAPETLHWDSSFTYWMRDKLEKSVFWARCLRHIMVLGQKDMVNFMDLLLSPTSKVLNKWFESDILKAVLAGDAIVGSMASIHTPGSGYVLLHHVMGETDGDRNVWSHVEGGMGSVSTAISNAAIEAGASIMTNAEVSQLMIGNSGTIEGVLLADGTRVCSSIVLSNATPHRTFLGLIPRDALPEDFLRAIEKSDYNSGTTKINVAVDKVPWFHCCGSNNTEAGPQHTATIHICSESMDNIGSACQDARNGLPSKRPVMEMTIPSSLDKTISPPGKHVVSLFTQYTPYKPSEGSWENPTYREAYAKRCFSLIDEYAPGFSSSIIGYDMLTPPDLEREFGLPGGNIFHGATGLDSLFFMRPAKGWSGYRTPVRGLYLCGSGTHPGGGVMAAPGRNAARITLRDFKKHHSW
- the LOC121203002 gene encoding pyridine nucleotide-disulfide oxidoreductase domain-containing protein 2 isoform X3 is translated as MWRSGLNSRSTTTAQALKEKKWDALVIGGGHNGLTAAAYLARGGLSVAVLERRHVIGGAAVTEEIIPGFKFSRCSYLQSLLRPSVIRELELKRHGLKLLKPTATTFTPCLDGRYLLLGHDDERNYLEISKFSKYDADAFQAPETLHWDSSFTYWMRDKLEKSVFWARCLRHIMVLGQKDMVNFMDLLLSPTSKVLNKWFESDILKAVLAGDAIVGSMASIHTPGSGYVLLHHVMGETDGDRNVWSHVEGGMGSVSTAISNAAIEAGASIMTNAEVSQLMIGNSGTIEGVLLADGTRVCSSIVLSNATPHRTFLGLIPRDALPEDFLRAIEKSDYNSGTTKINVAVDKVPWFHCCGSNNTEAGPQHTATIHICSESMDNIGSACQDARNGLPSKRPVMEMTIPSSLDKTISPPGGNIFHGATGLDSLFFMRPAKGWSGYRTPVRGLYLCGSGTHPGGGVMAAPGRNAARITLRDFKKHHSW